From Streptomyces sp. SCSIO 75703:
CCCGGTCGGCACGGCGGCCCCACGGCACGGTGGGCCGGGGACCCGGGAGCACCGACGCGCCCCAACGCGAAAGACCCCTGCTCGGCAGGGGTCTCACATGGTGTCCGAGGGGGGACTTGAACCCCCACGCCCGATAAAGGGCACTAGCACCTCAAGCTAGCGCGTCTGCCATTCCGCCACCCGGACAAGGTGTGTGTCGTGCGGGGTGTTCCCCGCGGCGACGACGTAAACATTACCAGGCTTTCGGGGGTGCCCGATCACCCCCCGGCCCGGCGTGAACGCGGCGCGACGGGGCCGGGACCCGGCTTGGGCCGCACCGGCCGGACGGGCAGGATGGGGGGACCCACCAGCAGTGACAGCGGGAGGAAGCACGTGAGCGAGAAGGGCACGGCCGACAGCGCCACCGGCGAGGACGAGGTCGTCGACCTCTGCCGCGAGCTGATCCGGATCGACACCAGCAACTACGGCGACCACTCGGGGCCCGGCGAGCGCAAGGCGGCCGAGTACGTCGCCGAGAAGCTCGCCGAGGTGGGTCTCGAACCGCGGATCTTCGAGTCCCACCCGGGCCGGGCCTCCACCGTGGCCCGCATCGAGGGCGAGGACCCCTCGCGGCCCGCGCTGCTCATCCACGGCCACACCGACGTCGTCCCGGCCAACGCCGACGACTGGACCCACCACCCCTTCTCCGGCGAGATCGCCGACGGGTGCGTGTGGGGGCGCGGCGCCGTCGACATGAAGGACATGGACGCGATGACCCTCGCGGTCGTCCGCGAGCGGATGCGCACCGGGCGCAAGCCGCCCCGCGACATCGTCCTGGCCTTCCTCGCGGACGAGGAGGCGGGCGGGACGTACGGCGCCAAGCACCTCGTCCGGCACCACCCCGAGCTGTTCGAGGGCGTCACCGAGGCGATCGGCGAGGTCGGCGGCTTCTCCTTCACGGTCAACGAGAAGCTGCGCCTCTACCTCGTGGAGACCGCCGAGAAGGGCATGCACTGGATGCGGCTGACCGTCGACGGCACGGCCGGCCACGGCTCGATGACCAACGACGACAACGCCATCACCGAACTGTGCGACGCCGTCGCCCGGCTCGGCCGGCACCAGTGGCCGGTCCGTGTCACCAAGACCGTGCGGGCCTTCCTCGACGAGCTGTCCGACGCGCTCGGCACCGAACTCGACCCCGAGAACATGGAGGAGACCCTCGCCAAGCTGGGCGGCATCGCCCGCATGATCGGCACGACCCTGCGCAACTCGGCCGCGCCCACCATGCTCGGCGCCGGCTACAAGGTCAACGTCATCCCCGGCCAGGCCGTCGCCCACGTCGACGGGCGCTTCCTGCCGGGGTACGAGGAGGAGTTCCTCGCCGACCTCGACCGCATCCTCGGCCCGCGGGTCCGGCGCGAGGACGTGCACGCCGACAAGGCGCTGGAGACCGACTTCGACGGCCGGCTCGTCGACGCCATG
This genomic window contains:
- a CDS encoding M20/M25/M40 family metallo-hydrolase, coding for MSEKGTADSATGEDEVVDLCRELIRIDTSNYGDHSGPGERKAAEYVAEKLAEVGLEPRIFESHPGRASTVARIEGEDPSRPALLIHGHTDVVPANADDWTHHPFSGEIADGCVWGRGAVDMKDMDAMTLAVVRERMRTGRKPPRDIVLAFLADEEAGGTYGAKHLVRHHPELFEGVTEAIGEVGGFSFTVNEKLRLYLVETAEKGMHWMRLTVDGTAGHGSMTNDDNAITELCDAVARLGRHQWPVRVTKTVRAFLDELSDALGTELDPENMEETLAKLGGIARMIGTTLRNSAAPTMLGAGYKVNVIPGQAVAHVDGRFLPGYEEEFLADLDRILGPRVRREDVHADKALETDFDGRLVDAMQTALSAEDPIARAVPYMLSGGTDAKSFDDLGIRCFGFAPLKLPPELDFAGMFHGVDERVPVDGLKFGVRVLDRFLDAS